TTCCGGCCGATGGGCGAGATCGAAGCGGGGGAGTGGAGATCGTCTGCGGGGGTCCCCGGAGCCACCGTCCGGCGTCCGTGCCCCGGACGTCCGGAACGGCTGTGACAGAACTGCCAGAACTGACAGAACCTCTGCGGTACGGGGGTTGTGGCAGTTCTGTCAGTTGTGTCAGCGGCTTCATGCCGTCCGCCGGGTGTCGCCGATCGGGTGGACGGTGGCGGCCGGCCGGTGCACCTCGGGGTTGACGAGGAACATTGGTGACGGTGGCCGGCCGCCGGTCCGTGGGCGTGCCGGTGGGTCAACCTGGCGGAGATATCCGTGGGCATCCAGCACGCTCAGCGCCGGCTCCAGGTCCGCGACCGCCCGGATCGTGGCGGACTTCGTGGCGCGGAACAGGTCGCGCTTGGTGAACGTGGTGGCGCCAGTGCGCTCGATCCACGCGAGCACGTGCCGCGCGTTGCGTGTGGCCTGATCGGCGCCCATGTCGTCGAACGCGGCCAGGGCGTGGGCGGCGTAGTAGTCGCCGAGCTGCGCCGCCCGGTCGATCGTGCCGGCCTCGACAGGCCTGCCCCATCCGTCGCGCAGGTGCTCCGCCAGATGGATCAGCCCGGCCATCCGGACGACGGCGCCGGTGTACTTGCTGCCCCAGTCCACGATGTGCCCCCACGCCCCACCGGGCGCAAGCCGCGGTTCTACCGCACGCTCGATGTCGAGCACCCGCGCGTTGGCGTCCTCGGTGAGCGGCAGGACTGCCGGATCGGTCCACTCCGCGAGCGTCAGAACAAGGGCACCAAGGCTTTCCTGGTACGCGTCCGCGATCTCGACCGGCACGGGGTCAGCGCCGATGCGCCGGAACCCGACCGTGTTCTCCGGCAGCGCGAACAGGATGCGCGCCAGCAGCCCGAGCCCGCGGAAACCCGGCATCGACGCGATATCCCGCAGCACATCCGGCTGCACGGCCAGGCCGAGCGTCAGCGCTGGCTTGGGGATGTGCAGGGCCTCTCGGGATAGCCGGCCGACGCGCATCATGTCCCCGGCGTGGCCCTTGAGGAACACCTCCAGGTTGGGCGTGCCGGAGTACCTGCCGGCGATCGTGGCGAAGATGCCGCCCTCCGGCGACAGCACCGCCAGCCGGCCGCCCTGGTCCGCGAGCAACTGCGCGGCCG
This genomic window from Catenuloplanes niger contains:
- a CDS encoding DUF3987 domain-containing protein gives rise to the protein MMNSPAHDQHAEQAVIGAALLAPSTVAELAAKLSPGDFYRPAHGALWEAICRLDAAGTPADPITLAAHLAEVGDLARVGGAPYLHTLISEVPSVASAGYYAEIVAGHARRREVSTLGLRLTQLADSGTDTADVLATGRALLDDTGAAAGWAPLIPLGTGRHLPVFPAHVLPGWVADMVRAVSEFTQTPIDLAGGIALAALSTAAGGRAEVEVRGSWREPTNLFTVVVLPPGSRKSAVFAAITGPLLAAESALVERTKPAIIEAELAARVAGKTAEKAAQAAANADASGRDTLLAEATAAAMQAEAVTVPGVPQLVADDVTSETAAQLLADQGGRLAVLSPEGGIFATIAGRYSGTPNLEVFLKGHAGDMMRVGRLSREALHIPKPALTLGLAVQPDVLRDIASMPGFRGLGLLARILFALPENTVGFRRIGADPVPVEIADAYQESLGALVLTLAEWTDPAVLPLTEDANARVLDIERAVEPRLAPGGAWGHIVDWGSKYTGAVVRMAGLIHLAEHLRDGWGRPVEAGTIDRAAQLGDYYAAHALAAFDDMGADQATRNARHVLAWIERTGATTFTKRDLFRATKSATIRAVADLEPALSVLDAHGYLRQVDPPARPRTGGRPPSPMFLVNPEVHRPAATVHPIGDTRRTA